GCCTTTGCTTCTGAGATTCAAACTTGCTTAACGCTAGTTGCGACATTTCCCCCGGAAATAGCCGCCAAGTATCTATATACTTGGCATAAGCTACTTTCTGAATTTCAAGCGCAGACCACTGTTCTTGTTCAAACAACGCCTCGTTCAATGCTAAGACGTCATTTATGGAGTAATCGTTTCTTTTCACCTCTTTAACAGTTCTATCCACAACTGAATCACTCTCAAAAACAGGAACTCCACGGCTTGCCAAAGTAAATAAAGGCTGAAACATTACTGTTTGTCCCCCCGTTGTTAAAATGGCCTCTCCTGTCCGCATATAATTCCACTGTCTATACCCCTCATAGGATATTGCAGCTGGCAAAATTATAAGCGCAAAAATCATACCACGTTGAATTTTACGTCCAGTACTAAAATAGAAAAGAGAAAGAATAAGTGGTACGAGCGTCAAACAAAAAACATGGCCATTTCCCCGAAGATACACCATACAGGCCATCATTATCCCCAAAAGAAGGCTATGCCCCATAGAGGGCAACTCTTTTCTCAAAAGAGAGCTTCCCAGGGCCGAAAAGAGGTAAATATAAAAAGAGGCCATAAAGCTATCCGTTAAGACATAGATATCAAATAGCCAACTTGTGGTCAGAGAAAGTAATATAATGATAAGAGCTGGAAATAAAGTTTCTCCGTAGAGCTCTCCCAGGAGATCATATAGTTTCTTAAACGCAGCAATCGAAACAACAAGCTGAAGTAAAACAATAAAATGCTCAACATGTGTGCCAAGAATCCATTGTAAAAAGGCAATCAAAAATGGATATCCCAACGGTCGAAAAATCGTGTGAGATATGGCCGCTTTATCAAGCCCCGCATCATACATCCATTCAGTATTTTCTAAAAGAATATTGGCAGCAAGAAAATACTCTTTACTGTCGTAGGAACTGATAGGTCCATACACAAAATAGGCCACAAACTTTAGGCCAGCCAAAAGCAGTACGGGCCAATAATATTTTAGCTTCGATGCCATTTCATGCCCGAGATGCAACGAGAAATCCTACAAAAATAAGAGAAATGCCAAACCATTTTAAGGCAGATATGGGTTCAGATAAAATGTAGTATGACGCTATAATCACAGCTACATACTGGAGTGACAAAAACACTTGAACCACATTTAGAGGCATTTTTTGCAAAAGCCAAGCATATATAATGGCTCCCAATCCAAAAATGAACATACCCAATATGGTCATCCAACTGAAAAATCCAAAAACTTTAACGCCATGATCAGCCCCTAGTTTCATCAAAAGATTGCCCAGAACTGTCAGTCCAATCATAGATAAAATAGAAAACAGAATCGGGATACCTATAGCCATCTCAAATAACTTCCATCTATTTCCGTAATGCTTTTAAATAACTAAACTCCATATACCCTGAATCCAAATACAAGTAAAATAAATTCGAGCACCCCTTCTTCTCTGATTACAAAAGTCCTAACAGCTCCCAATGACTCCGGAGAAGGGCTTATTCCAAATTTACTTTTTCGCGTATCGCATAGACTTGACGCTGTTGGGATTCAAAATAGGTTCGTGTCAGCATTTCCGCCAAAAGACCCATGAGGATCCCCATAATTCCCGCTAAGAAAAACATGACTGTCAAAAGGGGAAGAGGCGTTTGGATAAACGACGTATTTCCAAAGAATTTCAGACATACCGCCAACAATCCTGTAAATCCACTCAATATCAAACTTATAAAACCAAGCCCTCCAAAGAGATAGATAGGTTTCGTAAAATAACCATGCAAAAACTTCACAACAATGAGATCCAAAACGACTTTTATGGTCCGTTCTAAGCCATATTTTGAAACACCATGTTTTCTCTCATGGTGTTTCACTGGGATTTCCGTAACTTTCCCTCCCTGCCATTTAGCATAAATGGGGATAAAACGATGCATTTCACCG
The genomic region above belongs to Alphaproteobacteria bacterium and contains:
- a CDS encoding EamA family transporter, with the protein product MAIGIPILFSILSMIGLTVLGNLLMKLGADHGVKVFGFFSWMTILGMFIFGLGAIIYAWLLQKMPLNVVQVFLSLQYVAVIIASYYILSEPISALKWFGISLIFVGFLVASRA